A region from the Excalfactoria chinensis isolate bCotChi1 chromosome 24, bCotChi1.hap2, whole genome shotgun sequence genome encodes:
- the ETV4 gene encoding ETS translocation variant 4 isoform X4: MCHSFPSSQGMARDAPIAYQRPISEQCLQFPPQGFKQEFHDPLYEQASSSCQYPAAVVIKQEQVDYMYDSGCSYDKQMRPFADDVCVVPEKFEAGDIKQEVGGYREGPPYQRRGSLQLWQFLVALLDDPTNSHFIAWTGRGMEFKLIEPEEVARLWGIQKNRPAMNYDKLSRSLRYYYEKGIMQKVAGERYVYKFVCEPEALFSLAFPDNQRPALKAELERQISEEDTVPLSHLDEGTAYLPDLGSLPPQLYSKGYTY, encoded by the exons ATGTGCCACTCCTTCCCCTCTTCCCAGGGCATGGCCAGGGATGCCCCCATCGCCTACCAGCGCCCCATATCTGAGCAATGCCTCCAGTTCCCCCCACAGGGCTTCAAGCAGGAGTTCCACGACCCACTGTATGAGCAGgcgagcagcagctgccagtaCCCAGCAGCCGTGGTCATCAAACAGGAGCAGGTGGACTACATGTATGACTCAG gctgcagctACGACAAGCAGATGAGGCCCTTTGCTGATGATGTCTGTGTTGTTCCAGAAAAATTTGAAG CAGGTGATATCAAGCAGGAGGTTGGAGGGTACCGAGAGGGTCCCCCCTATCAGCGGAGGGGATCTCTCCAGCTCTGGCAGTTTCTTGTGGCTCTATTAGATGACCCCACCAACTCCCACTTCATTGCCTGGACTGGAAGAGGGATGGAGTTCAAGCTGATTGAGCCAGAAGAG GTAGCCAGGCTGTGGGGCATCCAGAAGAACCGGCCAGCCATGAACTATGACAAGCTGAGCCGCTCTCTTCGCTACTATTACGAGAAAGGCATCATGCAGAAG GTGGCAGGGGAACGCTATGTCTACAAGTTTGTGTGTGAGCCTGAGGCTCTGTTCTCTCTGGCCTTCCCTGACAACCAGCGGCCGGCcctgaaggcagagctggagcgACAGATCAGTGAGGAGGACACAGTGCCTCTGTCCCACCTGGATGAAGGCACTGCTTACCTGCCTGACCTTGGGAGCCTCCCCCCTCAGCTCTACAGCAAAGGCTACACCTActag